A genomic window from bacterium includes:
- a CDS encoding RNA methyltransferase yields MDRPPVPDSYPPLSRNNEKLLGKLSQRKWREETGLFVAEGVRLVEEALACGVDIAWAVRGPEGSDTSARARGEALAAALAAKGVPVYRAEEAALRRVLDTVTPQGVAAVCRIPHRSLPEWTPPQQAVLAICDGLSQPGNLGSLVRAAAAAGAAAVVLAPGTVDPYNPKTVRGAMGALFRLPVFQARDEGELKEFLARHSFSLYEAAVGGEDIFAGAGYPDRTAVIFGSEAAGSGLSLALGGARRLSAPMQSGVESLNVAVAAGIVLYEICRRVGQPSVAGR; encoded by the coding sequence TTGGACCGCCCGCCTGTACCCGACAGCTATCCGCCCCTTTCCCGGAACAACGAAAAGCTCCTGGGCAAGTTGAGCCAGCGCAAGTGGCGCGAGGAAACCGGCCTGTTCGTGGCCGAGGGCGTGCGCCTGGTGGAGGAGGCCCTGGCTTGCGGGGTGGATATCGCCTGGGCGGTGCGCGGCCCGGAGGGCTCCGACACGTCGGCCAGAGCGCGCGGTGAGGCCCTGGCCGCGGCCCTGGCCGCTAAGGGCGTACCGGTCTACCGGGCGGAGGAGGCCGCACTGCGCCGCGTCCTGGACACGGTCACTCCGCAGGGGGTGGCCGCGGTCTGCCGTATCCCGCACCGGAGCCTTCCGGAATGGACCCCTCCGCAGCAAGCGGTGCTGGCTATCTGCGACGGCCTGAGCCAGCCCGGCAACCTGGGCTCGCTTGTACGCGCTGCTGCAGCGGCCGGGGCGGCGGCGGTTGTTCTGGCTCCAGGCACGGTGGACCCATACAATCCCAAGACCGTGCGCGGGGCGATGGGCGCGCTGTTCCGCCTGCCCGTGTTCCAGGCACGGGATGAGGGGGAGTTGAAAGAATTTCTGGCCCGCCACTCGTTTAGCCTGTACGAGGCCGCTGTGGGGGGCGAGGACATTTTCGCCGGCGCGGGCTATCCCGACCGCACCGCGGTGATATTCGGCTCCGAGGCGGCCGGGTCTGGACTGAGCTTGGCCTTGGGCGGGGCGCGGCGGCTCTCGGCGCCCATGCAGTCCGGGGTGGAGAGCCTCAACGTGGCCGTGG
- the panB gene encoding 3-methyl-2-oxobutanoate hydroxymethyltransferase, whose product MTSPEKISLLTVRSCKAPEGHLCAVTAYDYTFARLVDQAGVDIVLCGDSLANTMLGLESTVPLTLDQMVHHSTAVARGVQRAFCVADMPFGSVQTGVNDALANCVRVFKECGVDAVKIEGGIRSAEVIRAVVGAGIPVMGHVGLTPQFRSMLGGLKVQGKDEESARRILADARAVEEAGAFAVVLEAVPRRLAALITSRLNIPTIGIGAGPDCDGQILVLHDILGLSPRAPKFAKVFADLPAEVLRGVQAYCDEVRSGAFPDDSHSFRVDDSIIEKL is encoded by the coding sequence ATGACCTCACCCGAGAAAATAAGCCTGCTCACGGTCCGCTCGTGCAAGGCCCCCGAGGGTCATCTGTGCGCAGTGACAGCCTATGACTACACTTTCGCCCGCCTGGTGGACCAGGCCGGGGTGGATATCGTGCTCTGCGGCGACTCCCTGGCCAACACCATGCTGGGCCTGGAGAGCACTGTCCCGTTGACCCTGGACCAGATGGTGCATCACTCCACTGCGGTGGCCCGCGGGGTGCAGCGCGCGTTCTGCGTGGCCGACATGCCGTTCGGCTCGGTCCAGACCGGGGTGAACGACGCCCTGGCCAACTGCGTGCGCGTGTTCAAGGAGTGTGGGGTGGACGCGGTGAAGATCGAGGGCGGAATCCGCTCGGCCGAGGTGATCCGGGCCGTGGTCGGGGCCGGCATCCCGGTGATGGGCCACGTGGGCCTCACCCCGCAGTTCCGCTCGATGCTGGGCGGGCTGAAAGTGCAGGGCAAGGACGAGGAAAGCGCTCGCCGTATCCTGGCCGATGCCCGGGCCGTGGAGGAGGCCGGGGCGTTCGCCGTGGTCCTGGAGGCCGTGCCGCGCCGTCTGGCAGCGCTCATCACCTCGCGGCTGAATATCCCAACGATCGGCATCGGGGCCGGGCCGGACTGCGACGGCCAGATACTGGTGCTGCACGACATACTGGGCCTCAGCCCGCGCGCGCCCAAGTTCGCCAAAGTCTTCGCCGACCTTCCCGCCGAGGTCCTGCGCGGGGTGCAAGCCTACTGCGACGAGGTCCGGAGCGGTGCGTTCCCGGATGACTCGCACAGTTTCCGCGTGGATGATTCCATAATCGAGAAGCTATGA
- a CDS encoding Xaa-Pro peptidase family protein produces MKADLLRLLAERNIDILWAVGATHDCPDVYYLAGGQPLTLAWIILQRGHEPLLVHGAMEREAAARSGCRTIDFSSLGIEELSRSFSDPLALRLELFVRLAERENLSGRLAVHGMMDPGEAHVLLTELQHRIRGIEVVRDTPSLIQEARITKDGAEIELMKEVAARSLVAIDAALDLLRSGRLEEGLLLDGEGRGITVGRVKAAISACLAGQGLQETHETILSIGREAGIPHASSAPETVFSAGSTVVFDLFPCTRGGGYYFDITRSFGIGFLPEAEQQLWDCVLEAQEKAIAAIRPGLDGSRLQELVCEHFEAAGHPTVRSNPRTSEGYVHSLGHGVGLEVHEYPYLRLNDTPISRNSLLPGSVFTIEPGLYYPGRGMGVRIEDSLYLDSAGNPQFLAQYPKYPVLVPEG; encoded by the coding sequence ATGAAAGCCGACCTGCTGCGTTTGCTGGCCGAACGCAACATCGACATCCTCTGGGCGGTGGGCGCCACCCACGACTGCCCGGATGTCTACTATCTGGCCGGCGGCCAGCCGCTCACCCTGGCCTGGATCATCCTGCAACGCGGCCACGAGCCGCTGCTGGTCCACGGGGCGATGGAGCGCGAGGCCGCCGCGCGCTCGGGCTGCCGGACAATCGATTTTTCCTCGCTCGGGATCGAAGAACTCTCGCGCAGCTTTTCCGACCCGCTGGCACTGCGCCTGGAGCTGTTCGTGCGCCTGGCCGAGCGCGAGAACCTGAGCGGCCGCCTGGCCGTGCACGGGATGATGGACCCCGGCGAGGCGCATGTCCTTCTGACCGAGCTGCAGCACCGGATAAGAGGGATCGAGGTGGTGCGCGACACGCCCTCGTTGATCCAGGAGGCCCGGATCACCAAGGACGGGGCCGAGATCGAGCTGATGAAAGAGGTGGCCGCGCGCTCGCTGGTGGCGATCGACGCCGCGCTGGACCTCTTGCGCTCCGGGCGCCTGGAGGAGGGTCTCCTGCTGGATGGCGAGGGACGCGGGATCACGGTGGGGCGGGTCAAGGCCGCAATTTCGGCCTGCCTGGCCGGTCAGGGGCTTCAGGAAACCCACGAAACGATCCTCTCCATCGGCCGCGAGGCCGGAATCCCGCATGCCAGCAGCGCCCCGGAAACAGTGTTCAGCGCCGGCAGCACCGTGGTGTTCGACCTTTTCCCCTGCACGCGCGGCGGCGGGTATTATTTCGATATCACGCGAAGTTTCGGGATCGGGTTCCTGCCCGAGGCGGAGCAACAGCTCTGGGATTGCGTGCTCGAGGCCCAGGAGAAAGCCATCGCCGCGATACGTCCGGGGCTGGATGGCTCGCGCCTTCAGGAACTGGTCTGCGAGCATTTCGAGGCCGCCGGCCATCCGACCGTGCGCTCCAACCCGCGCACGTCCGAGGGCTATGTACACTCACTGGGCCACGGCGTGGGCCTGGAGGTGCACGAGTACCCCTACCTGCGGCTCAACGACACCCCGATCTCGCGCAACAGCCTTCTGCCTGGCAGCGTGTTCACCATCGAGCCGGGCCTGTACTACCCGGGGCGCGGCATGGGTGTGCGTATCGAGGACAGCCTCTACCTGGACAGCGCGGGCAACCCGCAATTCCTGGCCCAATACCCGAAATACCCGGTCCTGGTCCCGGAGGGATGA
- a CDS encoding Gfo/Idh/MocA family oxidoreductase, translating to MSGQDSLNRRQFLEKTTLAAAAVAVAAGAAKGQAQINNSTVGPAKRVGIGFIGVGIRGTLLMEAAAGISGVEIVTAADCYKGHLDRAVENFPSIQVTGDYKQVLARSDVDAVIIAAPDHWHLPMVQQALAAGKHVYVEKPMTHSWEEGEEFIKAVDKSGKVLQVGSQYMSMGCAQMAADFIKSGKLGQVTMVEGKIHRNSSTGAWYYPIPPDASPATIDWKSFLGAAPQHDFDLRRFFQWRLYWDYSGGLPTDLFVHLITATHQLMGVQEPESVVSFGDIYRWKNYREVPDQMTALVKYSEGFVLKLTSTANNGHPGPALTFYGTEGTLEYNGDSFKFYYEPRSENFEYPTHSWPKATVKQFSQIMNLDEKLSPVDGPPAAAPVEYTSPNDEEDTRAHIRNWVEAIRTGGKPIEDVRFGHHAALVGHMCNISFKAGKMVKWNKQTRKVEA from the coding sequence ATGTCAGGACAGGATTCGCTCAACCGCAGGCAGTTCCTCGAAAAGACCACCCTGGCCGCCGCCGCTGTCGCAGTCGCAGCCGGGGCCGCCAAAGGCCAGGCGCAGATAAACAACTCCACTGTCGGTCCGGCCAAGCGGGTCGGGATCGGATTCATCGGCGTGGGTATCCGCGGCACGCTGTTGATGGAGGCCGCCGCAGGGATCAGCGGGGTGGAGATAGTGACCGCCGCCGACTGCTATAAGGGGCACCTCGACCGCGCGGTCGAGAATTTCCCCTCGATCCAGGTCACCGGCGACTACAAGCAGGTCCTGGCACGCAGCGATGTGGACGCCGTTATCATCGCCGCCCCGGACCACTGGCACCTGCCGATGGTCCAGCAGGCCCTGGCCGCGGGCAAGCATGTCTATGTCGAGAAGCCCATGACCCACTCCTGGGAGGAAGGCGAGGAGTTCATCAAGGCCGTGGACAAGAGCGGCAAGGTGCTCCAGGTGGGCAGCCAGTACATGAGCATGGGCTGCGCCCAGATGGCCGCCGATTTCATCAAGAGCGGCAAGCTGGGCCAGGTGACCATGGTCGAGGGCAAGATCCATCGCAACAGCTCCACCGGCGCCTGGTACTACCCGATCCCGCCGGATGCCTCGCCGGCCACGATCGACTGGAAAAGTTTCCTGGGCGCCGCGCCGCAGCATGATTTCGACCTTAGACGTTTCTTCCAGTGGCGTCTGTATTGGGACTATTCGGGCGGCCTTCCCACCGACCTGTTTGTCCATCTGATCACTGCCACGCACCAGCTCATGGGGGTTCAGGAGCCGGAAAGCGTGGTCAGTTTCGGCGACATCTACCGCTGGAAAAACTACCGCGAGGTCCCGGACCAGATGACCGCCCTGGTCAAGTACTCCGAGGGGTTCGTGCTCAAGCTGACCAGCACGGCCAACAACGGCCACCCCGGACCGGCGCTCACGTTCTACGGCACCGAGGGCACGCTGGAATACAACGGCGATTCGTTCAAATTCTACTACGAGCCGCGCAGCGAGAATTTCGAGTACCCGACCCACTCCTGGCCCAAGGCCACGGTCAAGCAGTTCAGCCAGATCATGAACCTGGACGAGAAGTTGAGCCCGGTGGACGGTCCCCCGGCGGCCGCGCCGGTCGAGTACACCTCGCCCAACGACGAGGAAGACACCCGCGCGCATATCCGCAACTGGGTCGAGGCGATCCGCACCGGCGGCAAGCCCATCGAGGACGTGAGGTTCGGGCACCACGCCGCCCTGGTCGGCCACATGTGCAACATCTCGTTCAAGGCCGGCAAGATGGTCAAGTGGAACAAGCAGACCCGCAAGGTGGAAGCGTAA
- the rfaD gene encoding ADP-glyceromanno-heptose 6-epimerase, translating to MQETFIVTGGAGLIGSNVVRGLNARGCTDILVVDHLNHPAKQRNLDRLRYRDYLDKAEFRKLLGQDRVPRVRGVFHLGACSSTTETDEAYLQDNNFQYTCDLCEWCLRTGARFVYASSAATYGDGSRGYSDDDAVTPSLEPLNLYGRSKQLFDLWAMGNGAIKKIAGLKYFNVYGPGEDHKGDMRSVVHKAYAQVKKEGRITLFRSHRPDYRDGEQDRDFVFVADAVAVSLFFYEHPEVSGLFNCGSGRARTWLDLARALFAAMGREPKIEFIDMPMHLRDKYQYHTCAEVDKLHRAGYTAPFVTVEEGVRRYVQDYLARQEQSEA from the coding sequence ATGCAGGAAACTTTCATCGTCACCGGCGGGGCCGGGCTGATCGGCAGCAATGTCGTGCGCGGGCTCAACGCGCGCGGCTGCACGGATATCCTGGTGGTGGACCACCTGAACCACCCGGCCAAACAGCGCAATCTGGACAGACTGCGCTACCGCGACTACCTGGACAAGGCCGAGTTCCGCAAGCTGCTCGGACAGGACCGAGTCCCCCGCGTGCGCGGCGTGTTCCACCTGGGGGCGTGCAGCTCCACGACCGAGACCGATGAGGCCTACCTTCAGGACAACAATTTCCAGTACACCTGCGACCTCTGCGAGTGGTGCCTTCGCACCGGGGCGCGCTTTGTCTACGCCTCCAGCGCGGCGACCTACGGGGATGGTTCCCGTGGCTACAGCGACGACGACGCCGTGACCCCCTCGCTGGAGCCGCTCAACCTCTACGGCCGCTCCAAGCAGCTTTTCGACCTCTGGGCCATGGGCAACGGGGCGATAAAGAAAATCGCGGGCCTCAAGTATTTCAATGTCTACGGCCCCGGCGAGGACCACAAGGGCGACATGCGCTCCGTGGTGCACAAGGCCTACGCCCAGGTCAAGAAAGAGGGGCGGATCACACTGTTCCGCTCGCACCGTCCGGACTACCGTGACGGCGAGCAGGACCGCGATTTCGTGTTCGTGGCGGATGCCGTGGCGGTAAGCCTGTTCTTCTACGAGCACCCGGAGGTCTCGGGCCTGTTCAACTGCGGCAGCGGCCGGGCGCGCACCTGGCTCGACCTGGCCCGGGCGCTTTTCGCGGCAATGGGCCGTGAGCCTAAAATCGAGTTCATCGACATGCCCATGCACCTGCGTGACAAGTACCAGTACCACACCTGCGCCGAGGTTGACAAGCTCCACCGCGCCGGCTACACCGCCCCCTTTGTCACTGTGGAGGAGGGCGTGCGCCGCTACGTGCAGGACTACCTCGCCCGGCAGGAACAGAGCGAGGCGTAA
- a CDS encoding peroxiredoxin: protein MPLIGDKAPAFEAETTMGPVKFPQDYEGKWVIFFSHPADFTPVCTTEFMTFASMQKQFKKMNAELLGLSIDSTYSHIAWLRTIKEKIEYRGMKDVEVKFPVISDLSMEVSMRYGMLQPQASTTQAVRAVFIIDPKGIVRAVLYYPLSNGRNVPEIKRLLAGLQTTDKHGVATPADWMPGEDVIIPPPGSCGAAKDRVDTADKSGYKCHDWFLCTKPDPERNA, encoded by the coding sequence ATGCCGCTGATCGGGGACAAGGCCCCCGCGTTCGAGGCCGAGACCACCATGGGCCCGGTCAAGTTCCCCCAGGACTACGAGGGCAAGTGGGTGATTTTCTTCTCGCACCCGGCCGATTTCACCCCGGTCTGCACCACCGAGTTCATGACTTTCGCCTCGATGCAGAAGCAGTTCAAGAAGATGAACGCCGAGCTGCTGGGCCTGTCCATCGACAGCACTTACAGCCACATCGCCTGGCTCAGGACGATCAAGGAGAAGATCGAGTACCGCGGGATGAAGGACGTGGAGGTCAAGTTCCCGGTGATCAGCGACCTGTCGATGGAAGTCTCGATGCGCTACGGGATGCTCCAGCCCCAGGCCAGCACCACCCAGGCTGTGCGCGCCGTGTTCATCATCGATCCCAAGGGAATCGTGCGCGCGGTGCTCTACTACCCGCTGTCCAACGGCCGCAACGTGCCCGAGATCAAGCGCCTGCTGGCCGGTCTCCAGACCACGGACAAGCACGGGGTGGCCACTCCGGCCGACTGGATGCCGGGCGAGGACGTGATCATCCCGCCTCCGGGCTCCTGCGGCGCGGCCAAGGACCGGGTGGATACGGCGGACAAGTCGGGCTACAAGTGCCACGACTGGTTCCTCTGCACCAAGCCCGATCCCGAGCGCAACGCCTGA
- a CDS encoding bacterioferritin, which yields MHEKSIELLNKAIQDEMSAVHQYMYFHFRCDDMGLDPLSLLFKQTAIEEMLHVERLAERVLFLKGEVEMFASGAVQKIHDVREMLKQASAMEQGSVRDYNLWANECSAHADSVSKKLFEDLVLDEERHYDQFDTELDNLARYGDNYLALQSIERSKTISQRPAGGGAAGGQA from the coding sequence ATGCACGAGAAGAGCATCGAGCTGTTGAACAAGGCGATCCAGGATGAGATGAGCGCCGTGCACCAGTACATGTATTTCCATTTCCGCTGCGATGACATGGGCCTCGACCCGCTGTCGCTGCTGTTCAAGCAGACCGCAATCGAGGAGATGCTGCACGTGGAGCGTCTGGCCGAGCGTGTCCTGTTCCTCAAGGGCGAGGTGGAGATGTTCGCCTCCGGCGCGGTGCAGAAAATCCACGACGTGAGGGAGATGCTCAAGCAGGCCTCCGCCATGGAGCAGGGCAGCGTGCGCGACTACAACCTCTGGGCCAACGAGTGCTCGGCCCATGCCGACTCGGTCTCCAAGAAGCTGTTCGAGGACCTGGTTCTGGACGAGGAGCGGCATTACGACCAGTTCGACACCGAGTTGGACAACCTGGCCCGCTACGGCGACAACTACCTGGCCCTGCAGTCGATCGAGCGCAGCAAGACAATCTCGCAGCGTCCGGCTGGCGGCGGAGCAGCCGGCGGCCAGGCCTGA
- the gdhA gene encoding NADP-specific glutamate dehydrogenase: MSVNEKIELAYQDVIKRNPGEVEFHQAVREVLESLGPVLSKYPEFGHHKIIERICEPERQIIFRVPWMDDKGEVQIHRGFRVEFNSALGPYKGGLRFHPSVYLGIIKFLGFEQIFKNALTGMPIGGGKGGSDFDPKGKSDGEIMRFCQSFMTELFRHLGEYTDVPAGDIGVGGREIGYMFGQYKRITNRYESGVLTGKGLDWGGSLVRTEATGYGCTYFVNEMLKAHKDSFDGKTVLVSGSGNVAIYTIEKVTELGGKVVACSDSNGIIYHAKGIDIELVKQLKEVERRRIKDYALYHKDATYTANGNIWEIPCQVAMPSATQNEINGKDAATLVKNGCIAVGEGANMPTTPEGIKVFLESKIAYGPGKAANAGGVATSALEMQQNACRDAWTFEYTEKRLENIMIGIHRNCYETAEEFGTPGNYVNGANIAAFIKVAQAMVAMGLV, from the coding sequence ATGTCAGTAAACGAAAAGATCGAACTGGCCTATCAGGATGTTATCAAACGCAACCCGGGTGAGGTGGAATTCCACCAGGCAGTGCGCGAGGTGCTCGAATCTCTGGGGCCGGTCCTCAGCAAGTACCCGGAATTCGGTCATCACAAGATCATCGAGCGTATCTGCGAACCCGAGCGCCAGATAATCTTCCGGGTCCCCTGGATGGACGACAAGGGCGAGGTGCAGATTCACCGCGGTTTCCGGGTGGAGTTCAACAGCGCGCTCGGCCCCTATAAGGGCGGCCTGCGTTTCCACCCCTCGGTTTATCTCGGGATCATCAAGTTTCTCGGGTTCGAGCAGATATTCAAAAACGCCCTCACCGGCATGCCGATAGGCGGCGGCAAGGGCGGCTCGGATTTCGACCCGAAGGGTAAATCCGACGGTGAGATCATGCGTTTCTGCCAGAGTTTCATGACCGAGCTGTTCCGTCACCTCGGCGAATACACGGATGTCCCGGCCGGGGATATCGGCGTGGGCGGACGGGAGATCGGCTACATGTTCGGCCAGTACAAGCGGATCACCAACCGCTATGAAAGCGGGGTGCTCACCGGCAAGGGACTGGACTGGGGCGGCTCGCTGGTCCGCACCGAGGCCACGGGTTACGGCTGCACCTATTTCGTCAACGAGATGCTCAAGGCGCACAAGGATTCGTTCGACGGCAAGACAGTCCTGGTCTCCGGGTCCGGCAACGTGGCGATCTACACCATCGAGAAAGTCACCGAACTCGGCGGTAAGGTGGTGGCCTGCTCCGACTCCAACGGCATCATCTACCATGCCAAGGGGATCGACATCGAGCTGGTCAAGCAGCTCAAGGAGGTGGAGCGCCGCAGGATAAAGGACTACGCGCTCTACCACAAGGACGCCACCTACACGGCCAACGGGAATATCTGGGAGATACCCTGCCAGGTGGCCATGCCCTCGGCCACGCAGAACGAAATCAACGGCAAGGATGCGGCGACCCTGGTGAAAAACGGCTGCATCGCGGTGGGAGAGGGCGCCAACATGCCCACCACCCCCGAGGGGATCAAGGTGTTCCTGGAATCGAAGATCGCCTACGGCCCCGGCAAGGCGGCCAATGCGGGCGGAGTGGCCACCAGCGCGCTGGAGATGCAGCAGAATGCCTGCCGGGACGCCTGGACTTTCGAGTACACGGAAAAGCGTCTCGAAAACATCATGATCGGCATCCATCGCAACTGCTACGAGACCGCGGAGGAATTCGGCACGCCGGGCAACTATGTCAACGGCGCCAACATCGCCGCGTTCATCAAGGTGGCCCAGGCCATGGTGGCGATGGGCCTGGTCTGA
- a CDS encoding PEP/pyruvate-binding domain-containing protein, with amino-acid sequence MEKQRLSTGLDGLDRVLDWLRPGDNVVWSVDDLEHYQGFVRPFARLAARQGRRLVYMRFARHAPLVECAARTYELDANRGFESFTGRIHEIVGAEGEGAFYVFDCLSNLLSAWATDLMVGNFFRVTCPYLFELDTVAYFGLLRESHSFKTIDRIRETTQLMLEVHSFEGRLHVHPLKVDGRYSPTMFLPHVRQGESFEPVADSHRATRLLAGMFSRGASRDSRRLDYWDRLFLRAGDIARAGRREEQAAMVDQLCRVLVAREERMLGLARRWLGLDDLLEIKSRMVGTGFIGGKALGMLLARSILRADPETDWQEQLEPHDSFFVGSDVFYSFLVHNGLWRTLMRQKSPEGYYEAARELREGMRLGEFPAEVRGEFSRMLDYFGQYPIIVRSSSLLEDAFGNAFAGKYKSFFLVNQGDPDQRLEAFETAVREVFASTMSEEALAYRKRRGLDRAEEQMALLVQRVSGRYRGDYYYPDLAGVGVSFNTFVWNKGLDPQAGMLRLVMGLGTRAVDRVEGDYPRIAALDDPMLRPLKDGTDLRRYSQRDVDLLNLRRNALATLPVSALLGADSGLPAGLFCTADTSGGENTRQRGQRPARSWVLTFDPLLESTDFCLTMRRMLGCLERAYSYPVDIEFTVNFGPGGERRINLLQCRPLQTRGIGLAVQFPEKPDEGRVFFRSEGNFMGGNLLLRPRLLVWVDPAGYSGLSLSGKYELARLVGALGRNFAHPENCPAILAGPGRWGTTTPSLGVPVSFSEIGSFSALAEVAFECGPAVPELSFGTHFFQDLVESGVFYVALFPGQAGCSLDSGWPLRLPNRLEECLPGAGAYSGVLRVCEVEATGLTLASDIIGQRVLCWRERD; translated from the coding sequence ATGGAAAAACAAAGGCTTTCGACCGGGCTGGACGGACTGGACCGCGTGCTGGACTGGCTTCGGCCGGGCGACAACGTGGTCTGGAGTGTCGACGACCTGGAACACTACCAGGGCTTTGTGCGGCCGTTCGCACGGCTGGCTGCCCGGCAGGGCAGGCGTCTTGTCTACATGCGTTTCGCCCGGCATGCCCCGCTGGTGGAATGCGCCGCCCGGACCTACGAGCTGGATGCCAACCGCGGGTTCGAGTCTTTCACCGGCCGCATACACGAGATAGTCGGAGCGGAGGGCGAGGGTGCCTTCTATGTCTTCGACTGCCTGTCCAACCTGCTTTCGGCCTGGGCTACCGACCTGATGGTCGGGAATTTCTTCCGGGTCACCTGCCCGTATCTGTTCGAGCTCGACACGGTGGCCTATTTCGGACTGCTGCGCGAGAGCCACTCCTTCAAGACCATCGACCGCATCCGCGAGACAACACAGCTCATGCTGGAGGTGCATTCATTCGAGGGGCGCCTTCACGTGCACCCGCTGAAAGTGGACGGGCGCTATTCGCCGACCATGTTCCTGCCGCACGTGAGGCAGGGGGAGAGTTTCGAGCCGGTGGCCGACAGCCACCGCGCCACCCGCCTTCTGGCCGGGATGTTCAGCCGCGGCGCCTCCCGCGACAGCCGCCGTCTGGACTACTGGGACCGCCTGTTCCTCAGGGCCGGGGACATCGCGCGCGCGGGCCGCAGGGAAGAGCAGGCGGCCATGGTGGACCAGCTCTGCCGCGTGCTGGTGGCGCGCGAGGAGCGCATGCTCGGGCTCGCCCGGCGCTGGTTGGGCCTGGATGACCTTCTCGAGATAAAAAGCCGGATGGTGGGCACCGGGTTCATCGGCGGCAAGGCACTGGGGATGCTGCTGGCCAGGAGCATCCTGCGCGCCGACCCGGAGACCGACTGGCAGGAGCAGCTCGAACCGCACGATTCGTTCTTTGTCGGATCGGATGTTTTCTATTCTTTCCTGGTGCACAACGGCCTCTGGCGCACGCTGATGCGGCAGAAAAGCCCGGAGGGCTACTATGAGGCCGCGCGCGAGCTGCGCGAGGGCATGCGGCTGGGCGAATTCCCCGCCGAGGTGCGCGGGGAGTTCAGCCGGATGCTCGATTATTTCGGCCAGTACCCGATCATCGTGCGCAGCTCCAGCCTGCTGGAGGATGCTTTCGGCAACGCTTTCGCCGGTAAGTACAAGAGCTTTTTCCTGGTCAACCAGGGGGACCCGGACCAGCGCCTGGAGGCGTTCGAGACCGCGGTGCGCGAGGTGTTCGCCAGCACGATGAGCGAGGAGGCCCTGGCCTACCGCAAGCGGCGGGGCCTGGACCGGGCCGAGGAGCAGATGGCCCTGCTGGTGCAGCGGGTCAGCGGACGGTACCGGGGGGATTATTACTATCCCGACCTGGCCGGCGTGGGGGTTTCGTTCAACACTTTTGTCTGGAACAAGGGGCTCGACCCGCAGGCCGGCATGCTGCGGCTGGTGATGGGACTGGGTACGCGGGCGGTCGACCGGGTGGAGGGCGATTACCCGCGCATCGCCGCGCTGGATGACCCGATGCTGCGGCCGCTGAAAGACGGGACGGACCTGCGGCGCTACTCGCAGCGGGATGTCGACCTGCTGAACCTGCGCCGCAACGCGCTGGCCACCCTGCCGGTCAGCGCGCTCCTCGGGGCTGACTCCGGCCTGCCTGCCGGCCTTTTCTGCACAGCCGACACCTCGGGCGGCGAAAACACCCGCCAGCGCGGGCAGAGGCCCGCACGCTCCTGGGTGCTCACTTTCGATCCCCTGCTGGAAAGCACGGATTTCTGCCTCACGATGCGGCGGATGCTCGGGTGCCTGGAGCGGGCCTACAGCTATCCGGTGGACATCGAGTTCACGGTGAATTTCGGGCCGGGCGGCGAGCGCAGGATCAACCTTCTGCAGTGCCGTCCCCTTCAGACCCGCGGGATTGGCCTGGCTGTCCAGTTCCCGGAAAAACCGGACGAGGGGCGCGTGTTTTTCCGCTCGGAGGGGAATTTCATGGGCGGCAATCTCCTGCTGCGGCCCCGGCTGCTGGTCTGGGTCGACCCGGCGGGATACTCGGGGCTGAGCCTGTCCGGTAAGTACGAGCTGGCCCGGCTGGTGGGTGCCCTGGGGCGCAATTTCGCCCACCCGGAAAACTGCCCGGCGATCCTGGCCGGGCCGGGCCGCTGGGGCACCACCACCCCCAGCCTGGGCGTGCCGGTCTCCTTTTCCGAGATCGGGTCGTTCAGCGCCCTGGCCGAGGTCGCGTTCGAATGCGGACCGGCTGTGCCGGAGCTGTCGTTCGGCACGCATTTTTTCCAGGACCTGGTGGAAAGCGGTGTTTTCTACGTGGCGCTCTTTCCCGGCCAGGCCGGCTGCAGCCTGGACAGCGGCTGGCCGCTCCGCCTTCCCAACCGCCTGGAGGAGTGCCTGCCCGGAGCCGGGGCCTACAGCGGGGTCCTGCGGGTCTGCGAGGTCGAGGCGACCGGCCTGACCCTGGCCTCGGACATCATCGGCCAGCGGGTGCTCTGCTGGCGGGAACGGGACTGA